From Salvelinus namaycush isolate Seneca chromosome 27, SaNama_1.0, whole genome shotgun sequence, the proteins below share one genomic window:
- the LOC120022123 gene encoding ATP-binding cassette sub-family F member 1-like isoform X4, whose product MPKKAKEDAEWEGEERAVAPSAVAEKSVKKGKKDKKGKKSFFDELATDNKTEKEDEPVLKETQGKQKKKKDRRKGRSGEGDDDDDDEDMMEKLKKLSVQASEDEEEEFVAPGKGKGNKEVEKVHKGKKKDKPKPKAKAPSDDEEEKKDGNEKTAVKNNKKPEAKPAPKATEEDEAEDEKPQPKKGKKEQPKRMNKPARPPRSEDEEAEDDEDDTMKCAEDVIAEQEQEKGDDPFANMSKKEKKKKKKMIEYEKQVASVRAANAIEGDFSVSQAELSSRQAMLENASDIKLERFSISAHGKELFVNADLLVVAGRRYGLVGPNGKGKTTLLKHIANRALSIPPNIDVLLCEQEVMADDTPAVQAVLKADTRRLKLLEEERQLQALLEKGEDSVAERLDKVYEELRIIGAAAAEAKARRILAGLSFTPEMQNRATKKFSGGWRMRVSLARALFMEPTLLMLDEPTNHLDLNAVIWLNNYLQGWKKTLLIVSHDQSFLDDVCTDIVHLDNQKLYYYRGNYLTFKKMYVQKQKELQKQYDKQEKKLKDLKAGGKSTKQAEKQTKEALTRKQAKGKKKGGVEEESQEATELLKRPKEYTVKFTFPNPPSLSPPILGLHSVDFSFEGHKPLFKNVDFGIDMETRICIVGPNGVGKSTLLLLLTGRLNPSKGEMRKNHRLKVGFFNQQYADQLNMEEAATEYLQRNFNLPYQDSRKCLGRFGLESHAHTIQISKLSGGQKARVVFAELACRQPDVLILDEPTNNLDIESIDALSEAINEYKGAVIIVSHDARLITETACQLWVVEDRSVNQIDGDFEDYKREVLESLGETLVHKVKE is encoded by the exons ATGCCCAAGAAAGCGAAAGAAGACGCAGAatgggaaggagaagagagagcagtagcACCATCAGCGGTGGCAG AAAAATCAGTAAAGAAAGGAAAGAAGGATAAGAAGGGGAAGAAGAGT TTCTTTGATGAGCTGGCCACAGATAACAAAACTGAGAAGGAGGATGAACCTGTGCTGAAAGAGACTCAAGGAAAGCAG AAGAAAAAGAAAGACCGGCGGAAAGGTAGAAGTGGGGAGGgagacgatgatgatgatgacgaggaTATGATGGAGAAACTGAAGAAGCTGTCAGTGCAAGCCAGCGAGGACGAGGAAGAGGAAT TTGTGGCCCCTGGAAAAGGCAAGGGAAATAAG GAGGTTGAGAAGGTGCATAAGGGCAAGAAAAAAGATAAGCCAAAACCGAAAGCCAAG GCTCCCTCCGATGATGAGGAAGAAAAGAAAGACGGGAATGAAAAGACAGCTGTGAAAAATAACAAGAAACCAGAGGCTAAACCAGCACCCAAG gcAACTGAGGAGGATGAAGCGGAGGACGAGAAGCCTCAGCCAAAGAAAGGCAAGAAGGAACAGCCCAAG AGGATGAACAAACCTGCTCGCCCTCCGCGCAGCGAAGATGAAGAGGCTGAAGACGACGAAGATGACACAATGAAG TGTGCTGAAGACGTGATagcagagcaggagcaggagaaaGGTGACGACCCCTTTGCCAACATGagcaagaaggagaagaagaagaaaaagaaaatg ATTGAGTATGAGAAGCAGGTAGCCAGTGTGCGTGCTGCCAACGCCATTGAGGGAGACTTCTCCGTGTCCCAGGCTGAGTTGTCTTCCAGACAGGCCATGCTGGAGAACGCATCAGATATCAAG CTGGAGAGGTTCAGTATATCAGCTCACGGGAAAGAGCTGTTTGTCAATGCAGACCTCCTGGTGGTGGCAGGAAGACGCTACGGTCTGGTTGGACCTAACGGGAAGGGGAAGACCACGCTTCTGAAACATATAGCCAACAGAGCTCTCAGTATCCCTCCTAACATTGATGTGCTGCTCTGTGAGCAAG AGGTGATGGCGGATGACACCCCAGCGGTCCAGGCTGTGTTGAAGGCAGACACCAGGCGTCTGAAGCTcctagaggaggagagacagttgCAGGCTCTGCTGGAGAAAGGAGAAGACAGTGTGGCTGAGAGACTGGACAAG GTCTATGAGGAGTTGAGGATCATCGGGGCAGCAGCAGCGGAGGCTAAAGCCCGTCGTATTCTGGCTGgtctctccttcaccccagagatgCAGAACAGAGCTACCAAGAAGTTCTCTGGAGGCTGGAGGATGAGAGTCTCACTAGCCAG AGCTCTGTTCATGGAGCCCACCCTGCTGATGCTGGATGAGCCCACCAACCATCTTGACCTCAACGCTGTCATCTGGCTCAACAA CTACCTTCAGGGCTGGAAGAAGACTCTCCTCATCGTGTCTCACGACCAGAGTTTCCTGGACGATGTGTGTACTGACATAGTTCACCTGGACAACCAGAAACTTTACTACTACAGAGGGAACTACC TGACGTTTAAGAAGATGTACGTTCAGAAGCAGAAGGAGCTTCAGAAACAGTACGACAAACAGGAGAAGAAGCTCAAAGATCTTAAGGCTGGAGGGAAGTCCACCAAACAGGCC gagaagCAGACTAAGGAAGCCTTGACCAGGAAGCAAGCAAAGGGAAAGAAaaagggaggagtggaggaggagagtcaGGAAGCTACAGAGTTGCTCAAACGACCCAAAGAGTACACTGTCAAATTCACCTTCCCcaaccccccttctctctctcctcccatcctcggACTGCACA gTGTAGACTTTTCCTTTGAGGGACACAAACCCCTCTTCAAGAATGTGGACTTTGGTATCGACATGGAGACTAGAA TTTGTATAGTTGGACCGAATGGAGTTGGGAAGAGTACCCTACTACTACTTCTCACGGGCAGGTTAAATCCA TCCAAGGGGGAGATGAGAAAGAACCATCGGCTGAAGGTGGGCTTCTTCAACCAACAGTATGCTGACCAGCTGAACATGGAGGAGGCAGCTACAGAGTACCTCCAGAGGAACTTCAACCTGCCCTACCAGGACAGCAGGAAGTGTCTGGGCCGCTTCGGACTGGAGAGCCACGCACACACCATCCAGATCTCCAAATTATCAG GTGGTCAGAAAGCCAGAGTGGTGTTCGCTGAGCTGGCCTGTCGGCAACCTGACGTTCTCATCCTGGATGAGCCTACTAACAACCTGGACATTGAGTCGATCGATGCCTTATCAGAAGCTATCAACGAGTACAAAGGAG CGGTGATCATTGTGAGTCACGATGCCCGGCTGATCACTGAGACAGCCTGTCAGCTGTGGGTGGTGGAGGACCGGTCCGTCAACCAGATAGACGGAGACTTTGAGGACTACAAACGGGAGGTCCTGGAATCACTGGGGGAGACCCTGGTCCACAAGGTCAAGGAGTGA
- the LOC120022123 gene encoding ATP-binding cassette sub-family F member 1-like isoform X2 yields the protein MPKKAKEDAEWEGEERAVAPSAVAEKSVKKGKKDKKGKKSFFDELATDNKTEKEDEPVLKETQGKQKKKDRRKGRSGEGDDDDDDEDMMEKLKKLSVQASEDEEEEFVAPGKGKGNKGGNIFAALSQGDSDDDDGGDDERLVNKEVEKVHKGKKKDKPKPKAKAPSDDEEEKKDGNEKTAVKNNKKPEAKPAPKATEEDEAEDEKPQPKKGKKEQPKRMNKPARPPRSEDEEAEDDEDDTMKCAEDVIAEQEQEKGDDPFANMSKKEKKKKKKMIEYEKQVASVRAANAIEGDFSVSQAELSSRQAMLENASDIKLERFSISAHGKELFVNADLLVVAGRRYGLVGPNGKGKTTLLKHIANRALSIPPNIDVLLCEQEVMADDTPAVQAVLKADTRRLKLLEEERQLQALLEKGEDSVAERLDKVYEELRIIGAAAAEAKARRILAGLSFTPEMQNRATKKFSGGWRMRVSLARALFMEPTLLMLDEPTNHLDLNAVIWLNNYLQGWKKTLLIVSHDQSFLDDVCTDIVHLDNQKLYYYRGNYLTFKKMYVQKQKELQKQYDKQEKKLKDLKAGGKSTKQAEKQTKEALTRKQAKGKKKGGVEEESQEATELLKRPKEYTVKFTFPNPPSLSPPILGLHSVDFSFEGHKPLFKNVDFGIDMETRICIVGPNGVGKSTLLLLLTGRLNPSKGEMRKNHRLKVGFFNQQYADQLNMEEAATEYLQRNFNLPYQDSRKCLGRFGLESHAHTIQISKLSGGQKARVVFAELACRQPDVLILDEPTNNLDIESIDALSEAINEYKGAVIIVSHDARLITETACQLWVVEDRSVNQIDGDFEDYKREVLESLGETLVHKVKE from the exons ATGCCCAAGAAAGCGAAAGAAGACGCAGAatgggaaggagaagagagagcagtagcACCATCAGCGGTGGCAG AAAAATCAGTAAAGAAAGGAAAGAAGGATAAGAAGGGGAAGAAGAGT TTCTTTGATGAGCTGGCCACAGATAACAAAACTGAGAAGGAGGATGAACCTGTGCTGAAAGAGACTCAAGGAAAGCAG AAAAAGAAAGACCGGCGGAAAGGTAGAAGTGGGGAGGgagacgatgatgatgatgacgaggaTATGATGGAGAAACTGAAGAAGCTGTCAGTGCAAGCCAGCGAGGACGAGGAAGAGGAAT TTGTGGCCCCTGGAAAAGGCAAGGGAAATAAG GGTGGGAACATCTTTGCAGCTCTCAGTCAGGGAgacagtgatgatgatgatggtggtgatgatgagaGACTGGTGAATAAG GAGGTTGAGAAGGTGCATAAGGGCAAGAAAAAAGATAAGCCAAAACCGAAAGCCAAG GCTCCCTCCGATGATGAGGAAGAAAAGAAAGACGGGAATGAAAAGACAGCTGTGAAAAATAACAAGAAACCAGAGGCTAAACCAGCACCCAAG gcAACTGAGGAGGATGAAGCGGAGGACGAGAAGCCTCAGCCAAAGAAAGGCAAGAAGGAACAGCCCAAG AGGATGAACAAACCTGCTCGCCCTCCGCGCAGCGAAGATGAAGAGGCTGAAGACGACGAAGATGACACAATGAAG TGTGCTGAAGACGTGATagcagagcaggagcaggagaaaGGTGACGACCCCTTTGCCAACATGagcaagaaggagaagaagaagaaaaagaaaatg ATTGAGTATGAGAAGCAGGTAGCCAGTGTGCGTGCTGCCAACGCCATTGAGGGAGACTTCTCCGTGTCCCAGGCTGAGTTGTCTTCCAGACAGGCCATGCTGGAGAACGCATCAGATATCAAG CTGGAGAGGTTCAGTATATCAGCTCACGGGAAAGAGCTGTTTGTCAATGCAGACCTCCTGGTGGTGGCAGGAAGACGCTACGGTCTGGTTGGACCTAACGGGAAGGGGAAGACCACGCTTCTGAAACATATAGCCAACAGAGCTCTCAGTATCCCTCCTAACATTGATGTGCTGCTCTGTGAGCAAG AGGTGATGGCGGATGACACCCCAGCGGTCCAGGCTGTGTTGAAGGCAGACACCAGGCGTCTGAAGCTcctagaggaggagagacagttgCAGGCTCTGCTGGAGAAAGGAGAAGACAGTGTGGCTGAGAGACTGGACAAG GTCTATGAGGAGTTGAGGATCATCGGGGCAGCAGCAGCGGAGGCTAAAGCCCGTCGTATTCTGGCTGgtctctccttcaccccagagatgCAGAACAGAGCTACCAAGAAGTTCTCTGGAGGCTGGAGGATGAGAGTCTCACTAGCCAG AGCTCTGTTCATGGAGCCCACCCTGCTGATGCTGGATGAGCCCACCAACCATCTTGACCTCAACGCTGTCATCTGGCTCAACAA CTACCTTCAGGGCTGGAAGAAGACTCTCCTCATCGTGTCTCACGACCAGAGTTTCCTGGACGATGTGTGTACTGACATAGTTCACCTGGACAACCAGAAACTTTACTACTACAGAGGGAACTACC TGACGTTTAAGAAGATGTACGTTCAGAAGCAGAAGGAGCTTCAGAAACAGTACGACAAACAGGAGAAGAAGCTCAAAGATCTTAAGGCTGGAGGGAAGTCCACCAAACAGGCC gagaagCAGACTAAGGAAGCCTTGACCAGGAAGCAAGCAAAGGGAAAGAAaaagggaggagtggaggaggagagtcaGGAAGCTACAGAGTTGCTCAAACGACCCAAAGAGTACACTGTCAAATTCACCTTCCCcaaccccccttctctctctcctcccatcctcggACTGCACA gTGTAGACTTTTCCTTTGAGGGACACAAACCCCTCTTCAAGAATGTGGACTTTGGTATCGACATGGAGACTAGAA TTTGTATAGTTGGACCGAATGGAGTTGGGAAGAGTACCCTACTACTACTTCTCACGGGCAGGTTAAATCCA TCCAAGGGGGAGATGAGAAAGAACCATCGGCTGAAGGTGGGCTTCTTCAACCAACAGTATGCTGACCAGCTGAACATGGAGGAGGCAGCTACAGAGTACCTCCAGAGGAACTTCAACCTGCCCTACCAGGACAGCAGGAAGTGTCTGGGCCGCTTCGGACTGGAGAGCCACGCACACACCATCCAGATCTCCAAATTATCAG GTGGTCAGAAAGCCAGAGTGGTGTTCGCTGAGCTGGCCTGTCGGCAACCTGACGTTCTCATCCTGGATGAGCCTACTAACAACCTGGACATTGAGTCGATCGATGCCTTATCAGAAGCTATCAACGAGTACAAAGGAG CGGTGATCATTGTGAGTCACGATGCCCGGCTGATCACTGAGACAGCCTGTCAGCTGTGGGTGGTGGAGGACCGGTCCGTCAACCAGATAGACGGAGACTTTGAGGACTACAAACGGGAGGTCCTGGAATCACTGGGGGAGACCCTGGTCCACAAGGTCAAGGAGTGA
- the LOC120022123 gene encoding ATP-binding cassette sub-family F member 1-like isoform X3, whose protein sequence is MPKKAKEDAEWEGEERAVAPSAVAEKSVKKGKKDKKGKKSFFDELATDNKTEKEDEPVLKETQGKQKKKKDRRKGRSGEGDDDDDDEDMMEKLKKLSVQASEDEEEEFVAPGKGKGNKGGNIFAALSQGDSDDDDGGDDERLVNKAPSDDEEEKKDGNEKTAVKNNKKPEAKPAPKATEEDEAEDEKPQPKKGKKEQPKRMNKPARPPRSEDEEAEDDEDDTMKCAEDVIAEQEQEKGDDPFANMSKKEKKKKKKMIEYEKQVASVRAANAIEGDFSVSQAELSSRQAMLENASDIKLERFSISAHGKELFVNADLLVVAGRRYGLVGPNGKGKTTLLKHIANRALSIPPNIDVLLCEQEVMADDTPAVQAVLKADTRRLKLLEEERQLQALLEKGEDSVAERLDKVYEELRIIGAAAAEAKARRILAGLSFTPEMQNRATKKFSGGWRMRVSLARALFMEPTLLMLDEPTNHLDLNAVIWLNNYLQGWKKTLLIVSHDQSFLDDVCTDIVHLDNQKLYYYRGNYLTFKKMYVQKQKELQKQYDKQEKKLKDLKAGGKSTKQAEKQTKEALTRKQAKGKKKGGVEEESQEATELLKRPKEYTVKFTFPNPPSLSPPILGLHSVDFSFEGHKPLFKNVDFGIDMETRICIVGPNGVGKSTLLLLLTGRLNPSKGEMRKNHRLKVGFFNQQYADQLNMEEAATEYLQRNFNLPYQDSRKCLGRFGLESHAHTIQISKLSGGQKARVVFAELACRQPDVLILDEPTNNLDIESIDALSEAINEYKGAVIIVSHDARLITETACQLWVVEDRSVNQIDGDFEDYKREVLESLGETLVHKVKE, encoded by the exons ATGCCCAAGAAAGCGAAAGAAGACGCAGAatgggaaggagaagagagagcagtagcACCATCAGCGGTGGCAG AAAAATCAGTAAAGAAAGGAAAGAAGGATAAGAAGGGGAAGAAGAGT TTCTTTGATGAGCTGGCCACAGATAACAAAACTGAGAAGGAGGATGAACCTGTGCTGAAAGAGACTCAAGGAAAGCAG AAGAAAAAGAAAGACCGGCGGAAAGGTAGAAGTGGGGAGGgagacgatgatgatgatgacgaggaTATGATGGAGAAACTGAAGAAGCTGTCAGTGCAAGCCAGCGAGGACGAGGAAGAGGAAT TTGTGGCCCCTGGAAAAGGCAAGGGAAATAAG GGTGGGAACATCTTTGCAGCTCTCAGTCAGGGAgacagtgatgatgatgatggtggtgatgatgagaGACTGGTGAATAAG GCTCCCTCCGATGATGAGGAAGAAAAGAAAGACGGGAATGAAAAGACAGCTGTGAAAAATAACAAGAAACCAGAGGCTAAACCAGCACCCAAG gcAACTGAGGAGGATGAAGCGGAGGACGAGAAGCCTCAGCCAAAGAAAGGCAAGAAGGAACAGCCCAAG AGGATGAACAAACCTGCTCGCCCTCCGCGCAGCGAAGATGAAGAGGCTGAAGACGACGAAGATGACACAATGAAG TGTGCTGAAGACGTGATagcagagcaggagcaggagaaaGGTGACGACCCCTTTGCCAACATGagcaagaaggagaagaagaagaaaaagaaaatg ATTGAGTATGAGAAGCAGGTAGCCAGTGTGCGTGCTGCCAACGCCATTGAGGGAGACTTCTCCGTGTCCCAGGCTGAGTTGTCTTCCAGACAGGCCATGCTGGAGAACGCATCAGATATCAAG CTGGAGAGGTTCAGTATATCAGCTCACGGGAAAGAGCTGTTTGTCAATGCAGACCTCCTGGTGGTGGCAGGAAGACGCTACGGTCTGGTTGGACCTAACGGGAAGGGGAAGACCACGCTTCTGAAACATATAGCCAACAGAGCTCTCAGTATCCCTCCTAACATTGATGTGCTGCTCTGTGAGCAAG AGGTGATGGCGGATGACACCCCAGCGGTCCAGGCTGTGTTGAAGGCAGACACCAGGCGTCTGAAGCTcctagaggaggagagacagttgCAGGCTCTGCTGGAGAAAGGAGAAGACAGTGTGGCTGAGAGACTGGACAAG GTCTATGAGGAGTTGAGGATCATCGGGGCAGCAGCAGCGGAGGCTAAAGCCCGTCGTATTCTGGCTGgtctctccttcaccccagagatgCAGAACAGAGCTACCAAGAAGTTCTCTGGAGGCTGGAGGATGAGAGTCTCACTAGCCAG AGCTCTGTTCATGGAGCCCACCCTGCTGATGCTGGATGAGCCCACCAACCATCTTGACCTCAACGCTGTCATCTGGCTCAACAA CTACCTTCAGGGCTGGAAGAAGACTCTCCTCATCGTGTCTCACGACCAGAGTTTCCTGGACGATGTGTGTACTGACATAGTTCACCTGGACAACCAGAAACTTTACTACTACAGAGGGAACTACC TGACGTTTAAGAAGATGTACGTTCAGAAGCAGAAGGAGCTTCAGAAACAGTACGACAAACAGGAGAAGAAGCTCAAAGATCTTAAGGCTGGAGGGAAGTCCACCAAACAGGCC gagaagCAGACTAAGGAAGCCTTGACCAGGAAGCAAGCAAAGGGAAAGAAaaagggaggagtggaggaggagagtcaGGAAGCTACAGAGTTGCTCAAACGACCCAAAGAGTACACTGTCAAATTCACCTTCCCcaaccccccttctctctctcctcccatcctcggACTGCACA gTGTAGACTTTTCCTTTGAGGGACACAAACCCCTCTTCAAGAATGTGGACTTTGGTATCGACATGGAGACTAGAA TTTGTATAGTTGGACCGAATGGAGTTGGGAAGAGTACCCTACTACTACTTCTCACGGGCAGGTTAAATCCA TCCAAGGGGGAGATGAGAAAGAACCATCGGCTGAAGGTGGGCTTCTTCAACCAACAGTATGCTGACCAGCTGAACATGGAGGAGGCAGCTACAGAGTACCTCCAGAGGAACTTCAACCTGCCCTACCAGGACAGCAGGAAGTGTCTGGGCCGCTTCGGACTGGAGAGCCACGCACACACCATCCAGATCTCCAAATTATCAG GTGGTCAGAAAGCCAGAGTGGTGTTCGCTGAGCTGGCCTGTCGGCAACCTGACGTTCTCATCCTGGATGAGCCTACTAACAACCTGGACATTGAGTCGATCGATGCCTTATCAGAAGCTATCAACGAGTACAAAGGAG CGGTGATCATTGTGAGTCACGATGCCCGGCTGATCACTGAGACAGCCTGTCAGCTGTGGGTGGTGGAGGACCGGTCCGTCAACCAGATAGACGGAGACTTTGAGGACTACAAACGGGAGGTCCTGGAATCACTGGGGGAGACCCTGGTCCACAAGGTCAAGGAGTGA
- the LOC120022123 gene encoding ATP-binding cassette sub-family F member 1-like isoform X1, producing the protein MPKKAKEDAEWEGEERAVAPSAVAEKSVKKGKKDKKGKKSFFDELATDNKTEKEDEPVLKETQGKQKKKKDRRKGRSGEGDDDDDDEDMMEKLKKLSVQASEDEEEEFVAPGKGKGNKGGNIFAALSQGDSDDDDGGDDERLVNKEVEKVHKGKKKDKPKPKAKAPSDDEEEKKDGNEKTAVKNNKKPEAKPAPKATEEDEAEDEKPQPKKGKKEQPKRMNKPARPPRSEDEEAEDDEDDTMKCAEDVIAEQEQEKGDDPFANMSKKEKKKKKKMIEYEKQVASVRAANAIEGDFSVSQAELSSRQAMLENASDIKLERFSISAHGKELFVNADLLVVAGRRYGLVGPNGKGKTTLLKHIANRALSIPPNIDVLLCEQEVMADDTPAVQAVLKADTRRLKLLEEERQLQALLEKGEDSVAERLDKVYEELRIIGAAAAEAKARRILAGLSFTPEMQNRATKKFSGGWRMRVSLARALFMEPTLLMLDEPTNHLDLNAVIWLNNYLQGWKKTLLIVSHDQSFLDDVCTDIVHLDNQKLYYYRGNYLTFKKMYVQKQKELQKQYDKQEKKLKDLKAGGKSTKQAEKQTKEALTRKQAKGKKKGGVEEESQEATELLKRPKEYTVKFTFPNPPSLSPPILGLHSVDFSFEGHKPLFKNVDFGIDMETRICIVGPNGVGKSTLLLLLTGRLNPSKGEMRKNHRLKVGFFNQQYADQLNMEEAATEYLQRNFNLPYQDSRKCLGRFGLESHAHTIQISKLSGGQKARVVFAELACRQPDVLILDEPTNNLDIESIDALSEAINEYKGAVIIVSHDARLITETACQLWVVEDRSVNQIDGDFEDYKREVLESLGETLVHKVKE; encoded by the exons ATGCCCAAGAAAGCGAAAGAAGACGCAGAatgggaaggagaagagagagcagtagcACCATCAGCGGTGGCAG AAAAATCAGTAAAGAAAGGAAAGAAGGATAAGAAGGGGAAGAAGAGT TTCTTTGATGAGCTGGCCACAGATAACAAAACTGAGAAGGAGGATGAACCTGTGCTGAAAGAGACTCAAGGAAAGCAG AAGAAAAAGAAAGACCGGCGGAAAGGTAGAAGTGGGGAGGgagacgatgatgatgatgacgaggaTATGATGGAGAAACTGAAGAAGCTGTCAGTGCAAGCCAGCGAGGACGAGGAAGAGGAAT TTGTGGCCCCTGGAAAAGGCAAGGGAAATAAG GGTGGGAACATCTTTGCAGCTCTCAGTCAGGGAgacagtgatgatgatgatggtggtgatgatgagaGACTGGTGAATAAG GAGGTTGAGAAGGTGCATAAGGGCAAGAAAAAAGATAAGCCAAAACCGAAAGCCAAG GCTCCCTCCGATGATGAGGAAGAAAAGAAAGACGGGAATGAAAAGACAGCTGTGAAAAATAACAAGAAACCAGAGGCTAAACCAGCACCCAAG gcAACTGAGGAGGATGAAGCGGAGGACGAGAAGCCTCAGCCAAAGAAAGGCAAGAAGGAACAGCCCAAG AGGATGAACAAACCTGCTCGCCCTCCGCGCAGCGAAGATGAAGAGGCTGAAGACGACGAAGATGACACAATGAAG TGTGCTGAAGACGTGATagcagagcaggagcaggagaaaGGTGACGACCCCTTTGCCAACATGagcaagaaggagaagaagaagaaaaagaaaatg ATTGAGTATGAGAAGCAGGTAGCCAGTGTGCGTGCTGCCAACGCCATTGAGGGAGACTTCTCCGTGTCCCAGGCTGAGTTGTCTTCCAGACAGGCCATGCTGGAGAACGCATCAGATATCAAG CTGGAGAGGTTCAGTATATCAGCTCACGGGAAAGAGCTGTTTGTCAATGCAGACCTCCTGGTGGTGGCAGGAAGACGCTACGGTCTGGTTGGACCTAACGGGAAGGGGAAGACCACGCTTCTGAAACATATAGCCAACAGAGCTCTCAGTATCCCTCCTAACATTGATGTGCTGCTCTGTGAGCAAG AGGTGATGGCGGATGACACCCCAGCGGTCCAGGCTGTGTTGAAGGCAGACACCAGGCGTCTGAAGCTcctagaggaggagagacagttgCAGGCTCTGCTGGAGAAAGGAGAAGACAGTGTGGCTGAGAGACTGGACAAG GTCTATGAGGAGTTGAGGATCATCGGGGCAGCAGCAGCGGAGGCTAAAGCCCGTCGTATTCTGGCTGgtctctccttcaccccagagatgCAGAACAGAGCTACCAAGAAGTTCTCTGGAGGCTGGAGGATGAGAGTCTCACTAGCCAG AGCTCTGTTCATGGAGCCCACCCTGCTGATGCTGGATGAGCCCACCAACCATCTTGACCTCAACGCTGTCATCTGGCTCAACAA CTACCTTCAGGGCTGGAAGAAGACTCTCCTCATCGTGTCTCACGACCAGAGTTTCCTGGACGATGTGTGTACTGACATAGTTCACCTGGACAACCAGAAACTTTACTACTACAGAGGGAACTACC TGACGTTTAAGAAGATGTACGTTCAGAAGCAGAAGGAGCTTCAGAAACAGTACGACAAACAGGAGAAGAAGCTCAAAGATCTTAAGGCTGGAGGGAAGTCCACCAAACAGGCC gagaagCAGACTAAGGAAGCCTTGACCAGGAAGCAAGCAAAGGGAAAGAAaaagggaggagtggaggaggagagtcaGGAAGCTACAGAGTTGCTCAAACGACCCAAAGAGTACACTGTCAAATTCACCTTCCCcaaccccccttctctctctcctcccatcctcggACTGCACA gTGTAGACTTTTCCTTTGAGGGACACAAACCCCTCTTCAAGAATGTGGACTTTGGTATCGACATGGAGACTAGAA TTTGTATAGTTGGACCGAATGGAGTTGGGAAGAGTACCCTACTACTACTTCTCACGGGCAGGTTAAATCCA TCCAAGGGGGAGATGAGAAAGAACCATCGGCTGAAGGTGGGCTTCTTCAACCAACAGTATGCTGACCAGCTGAACATGGAGGAGGCAGCTACAGAGTACCTCCAGAGGAACTTCAACCTGCCCTACCAGGACAGCAGGAAGTGTCTGGGCCGCTTCGGACTGGAGAGCCACGCACACACCATCCAGATCTCCAAATTATCAG GTGGTCAGAAAGCCAGAGTGGTGTTCGCTGAGCTGGCCTGTCGGCAACCTGACGTTCTCATCCTGGATGAGCCTACTAACAACCTGGACATTGAGTCGATCGATGCCTTATCAGAAGCTATCAACGAGTACAAAGGAG CGGTGATCATTGTGAGTCACGATGCCCGGCTGATCACTGAGACAGCCTGTCAGCTGTGGGTGGTGGAGGACCGGTCCGTCAACCAGATAGACGGAGACTTTGAGGACTACAAACGGGAGGTCCTGGAATCACTGGGGGAGACCCTGGTCCACAAGGTCAAGGAGTGA